ATTATCAACGCAAAATCAATAAATGAAGCACAAGAAAAAAGAAATCAACTATTTTATTTAGAATCCAACATTCCACAAGTTATTCAAGATTTAGCTTCAAAATTAATAATCCCAGAATTCAAAAAAAAATCACAAATCACCTGAATGATTCAAAAATACCAATAACATCAAATAAAATAGAAAACATGCTTCCTAAAAAAACTTCCCCAAACATATCAAAAAATTATTCAAATCGAAAAAAGGAATTTTAAAAAGATTTGACCTAAAAATAATGTATTAGAACAAAGACAACGCAATTTTCTAAAAATCACCCAAATTTTTGAAAGTGCCAAAAATAGAAAGATTAATTAAATTCCTCACACAAAATACAATTGAGGGTTTCATATTACTGTCTATATTATATAATATACCCTCAAACCTTAATAAAACTTTCTATAAACCATTCTTTCTATTTCTAAAAAACAAAACAACCACAAAATAGCATAATACCAACTTATTCAAATTCAAACCATAAACCAATACTCTTGATTAAAACAAAGCAACATCCAATTAAAACACCATACAACAAAAAACATTAAATAATAATAAAAAACCAATAACCATTTAAACAAAAGAAAACAAACAACAGTTTAACCATATTAAAAACAAAGAAAAATAAATACTTAATATTATAATAATGACTAAAAGAAGTATTTTTAGAAAAGTCTTAGGTTGACGACATTGGCTAAATATTAATATTATTCTAAATCGTTGATAATTTCTTTTAATTTTGTTTTGTTTCTTTTCTCAGATATTCTCTTTTTATAAAATTTTGCACCTGAATTATCTGGATCATTTTCTAAAACTTCATTAAAACATTCTAATGCATCGTCATATTTATTTTGAAGATATAATATATTTCCCTTTTTAAATAATAAAATATAATAATCATAATTAGAATCTAAAAGTAATTCATTAACCCTATTTAATAAAGTATCCAAATCATTAAAATGATCATATAAAATAACTAAATATGTCAAAACAGAAGAAATTTCATAGTTCTTATTTAATAAGAAGTCAAATAGTCCTAAAGATTTTTTATATTCTCCTTCTTCAAGTAGTTTAGTTGATTTAATATATAATTTAAAATAATTAATTTTAAAACACCTCTTCTAGTAAATTGTCTTTTGCTTCTTGAATATCTTCTTTTAGAAAATTATAATTATCTAAATATTCATCATAAATTTTTATCGCTTCTTCATATTTACCCATTACCTCTAAGGCATGGCCATAGTAAAGATAATAAATATTGAATACTTTTACATTATCATGTTTGATTTTTGAAATTCTTTCAAAACCTTTTAAACTTTCCTCAAAATGTCCCAAATCAGCTAAAAGAGAATACTTATAAATCAAAAAATAAAAGCAATTATCTATTTGAATATATTTATTAATTTCGATTAAAGCATTGGAATAATCTTCTTTTTCCATGTAAAAACAATACTTGCTAAAAATAGTTAATGAATTGTTAGAATCAATACTTAATGCTTTATCAAAATACTCTAAAGCAAGATCCATATCACCCCTATATAAATAACAATTCCCAATATGTGTTAATAAATCAGCATTTTCTGGTTTTTCTTTTAAAAGTTGATTAAAATAATGAAGAGCACAGTCATAATCACAAAAAGAATAATAACACAAAGCAATTTCCAATAATGTCTCAGAACAGTCATAATGATAATCTAAAACTTTGTTAAGACAATCTAATGCTAAATCATATTCCATTAAATATCTGCATGTTTGACCTTTATGAAAATAAACATGATATTTAAGTCCCTTCTTAAAAGCTAAATCAAAACATTTAA
The Methanobrevibacter oralis DNA segment above includes these coding regions:
- a CDS encoding tetratricopeptide repeat protein, whose translation is MDTLLNRVNELLLDSNYDYYILLFKKGNILYLQNKYDDALECFNEVLENDPDNSGAKFYKKRISEKRNKTKLKEIINDLE
- a CDS encoding tetratricopeptide repeat protein → MFIKDKIFDYYINKALKYNSMYQHAKAIETVNKVLRFDKHNLYALIAKGRFYSCLFDKENSFKCFDLAFKKGLKYHVYFHKGQTCRYLMEYDLALDCLNKVLDYHYDCSETLLEIALCYYSFCDYDCALHYFNQLLKEKPENADLLTHIGNCYLYRGDMDLALEYFDKALSIDSNNSLTIFSKYCFYMEKEDYSNALIEINKYIQIDNCFYFLIYKYSLLADLGHFEESLKGFERISKIKHDNVKVFNIYYLYYGHALEVMGKYEEAIKIYDEYLDNYNFLKEDIQEAKDNLLEEVF